A region of Geobacillus sp. 46C-IIa DNA encodes the following proteins:
- a CDS encoding M4 family metallopeptidase, with translation MKKRAMLGVIGLALGLMAAPAGAAPKNESVVWNEQWKTPSFVSGTLAKDHELDPQTLVYRYIDEKAAMFRLGGRAAERLALISKETDDLGHTIMRFEQRHQGIPVYGAIVVAHVKDGELTALSGALIPDLEKQLWKKGKTISVREAETIAEQDVVDAITKERPVKEEGDPARLVIYANGDRARLAYEVNVRFLDPVPGNWMYIIDAADGAVLNKWNELDEAKPGGGQAVAGTSTVGVGRGVLGDQKSINTTYSSSYGYYYLQDNTRGKGIFTYDGRNRTVLPGSLWADADNQFFASYDAPAVDAHYYAGVTYDYYKNVHNRLSYDGNNAAIRSTVHYGRGYNNAFWNGSQMVYGDGDGQTFLPFSGGIDVVAHELTHAVTDYTADLVYQNESGAINEAMSDIFGTLVEFYSNRSPDWEIGEDIYTPGITGDALRSMSDPAKYGDPDHYSKRYTGTQDNGGVHTNSGIINKAAYLLSQGGTHYDVSVTGIGRDKMGKIFYRALIYYLTPTSTFSQLRAACIQAAADLYGSTSQEVNSVKQAFNAVGVY, from the coding sequence ATGAAAAAACGGGCCATGCTAGGGGTGATTGGGCTGGCGCTCGGTTTGATGGCCGCGCCAGCGGGCGCCGCGCCGAAAAACGAATCGGTTGTATGGAATGAACAATGGAAGACGCCTTCATTTGTTTCCGGAACGCTGGCCAAAGATCACGAATTGGATCCACAAACATTGGTGTACCGCTATATCGATGAGAAAGCGGCCATGTTCCGCCTCGGCGGCCGCGCGGCGGAACGGCTCGCTCTGATTAGCAAGGAGACGGATGATCTCGGCCACACGATCATGCGGTTTGAACAGCGCCATCAAGGCATTCCGGTGTACGGCGCCATAGTGGTGGCGCACGTCAAAGACGGCGAACTGACAGCGCTCTCCGGCGCCCTTATCCCGGACTTGGAGAAGCAGCTGTGGAAAAAAGGGAAAACGATCTCGGTGCGGGAAGCGGAAACGATCGCTGAACAGGACGTCGTCGATGCAATCACGAAAGAGCGGCCGGTGAAAGAGGAAGGGGACCCGGCGCGGCTCGTTATCTATGCGAACGGCGATAGAGCCCGCCTCGCCTATGAAGTGAACGTTCGCTTTTTAGATCCGGTTCCGGGCAATTGGATGTATATTATCGACGCCGCCGACGGTGCGGTGCTAAATAAATGGAACGAGCTCGACGAAGCGAAGCCGGGCGGCGGGCAAGCTGTTGCGGGCACGTCGACGGTCGGGGTCGGGCGCGGCGTATTGGGTGACCAGAAATCGATCAATACGACGTATTCTTCGTCTTACGGCTATTACTATTTGCAAGATAATACGCGCGGCAAAGGGATTTTTACGTATGACGGGCGTAACCGCACCGTGCTGCCTGGCAGCTTGTGGGCCGATGCCGACAACCAGTTTTTCGCCAGTTACGATGCTCCCGCTGTGGACGCCCACTATTACGCCGGGGTGACGTATGACTACTACAAAAACGTCCACAACCGGCTCAGCTACGATGGCAACAACGCCGCCATTCGTTCGACGGTTCATTATGGGCGCGGCTACAATAACGCGTTTTGGAACGGATCACAAATGGTGTACGGCGATGGAGATGGACAAACGTTTTTGCCGTTTTCCGGCGGCATTGATGTCGTCGCTCATGAGTTGACCCACGCGGTGACCGATTACACGGCCGACTTAGTGTATCAAAACGAATCCGGCGCCATCAACGAGGCGATGTCTGACATTTTCGGCACGCTCGTGGAGTTTTATTCCAACCGCAGCCCAGACTGGGAGATCGGCGAAGACATTTACACGCCTGGGATCACCGGCGATGCGCTTCGCTCGATGTCCGATCCGGCGAAATACGGCGACCCGGATCATTATTCCAAGCGGTACACCGGCACGCAAGATAACGGCGGCGTCCATACGAACAGCGGCATCATCAATAAGGCGGCGTATTTGCTCAGTCAAGGCGGAACCCACTACGACGTGAGTGTCACTGGCATCGGGCGCGACAAAATGGGGAAAATTTTCTATCGGGCGCTCATCTACTATTTGACGCCGACGTCAACCTTCAGCCAGCTGCGCGCCGCCTGCATTCAGGCCGCCGCTGACTTGTACGGCTCGACAAGCCAAGAAGTGAACTCAGTGAAACAGGCGTTCAATGCGGTTGGGGTCTATTGA
- a CDS encoding sporulation protein Cse60, with product MYKVKVFDKEHEKDLEAAVNDFLARLKDGQLIDVKYSVAAMESEGEQIYCFSAMVIYRT from the coding sequence ATGTATAAAGTCAAAGTTTTCGATAAGGAACATGAAAAAGATTTAGAGGCGGCTGTCAACGATTTTTTAGCTCGCCTGAAAGACGGGCAGCTGATTGATGTCAAATACAGCGTGGCGGCGATGGAGTCAGAAGGCGAGCAAATTTACTGCTTTTCCGCCATGGTCATTTACCGCACTTAA
- a CDS encoding NAD(P)/FAD-dependent oxidoreductase produces MGYDVIVIGGGPSGLMAAIAAGEQGARVLLLEKGTKLGRKLAISGGGRCNVTNRLPIDEIVRHIPGNGRFLYSAFSVFNNEDIIRFFERLGVPLKEEDHGRMFPKSDSAQSVVKALVNELGRLKVDIRLETPVDDVLYEQGKAVGVKLNSGETIAANAVVVAVGGKSVPQTGSTGDGYPWAEKAGHTVTELFPTEVPIVSNEPFIQNRTLQGLSLRDVALSVLKPNGKPIITHRMDMLFTHFGISGPAALRCSQFVVKALKNAADGAVAMSIDALPDVTQEEWFRRLAKLCKEEPKKAVKTIAKTVLPERYAAFLLERSGIDPQAAAGTVSHEALRAFVRCCKQFTFHVHGTLSIDKAFVTGGGVSVKEIEPKTMASKCMDGLYFCGEILDIHGYTGGYNITAALVTGRLAGMNAARYALAAKGGNRTAGAGDR; encoded by the coding sequence ATGGGGTATGACGTCATCGTCATCGGCGGCGGCCCGTCCGGACTCATGGCGGCGATCGCTGCAGGGGAACAAGGAGCGAGGGTGCTGCTGTTGGAAAAAGGGACAAAGCTCGGGCGCAAGCTCGCCATTTCGGGCGGCGGGCGCTGCAATGTCACAAATCGGCTGCCGATCGATGAAATCGTCCGCCACATTCCCGGCAACGGCCGCTTTTTATACAGCGCCTTTTCCGTATTTAACAACGAAGACATCATTCGCTTTTTTGAACGGCTTGGCGTGCCGCTGAAGGAAGAAGACCACGGCCGCATGTTTCCAAAAAGCGACAGCGCTCAATCGGTCGTCAAGGCGCTCGTGAACGAACTCGGCCGGCTTAAGGTCGATATCCGGCTTGAGACGCCGGTTGACGACGTGTTGTATGAACAAGGAAAAGCAGTCGGCGTCAAGCTGAACAGCGGGGAGACGATCGCCGCCAACGCCGTCGTTGTTGCGGTCGGCGGCAAATCGGTGCCGCAAACCGGCTCGACGGGCGACGGTTATCCTTGGGCGGAAAAAGCCGGCCATACGGTGACTGAGCTGTTTCCGACCGAAGTGCCGATCGTATCGAACGAGCCGTTCATCCAAAACCGGACGCTGCAAGGGCTGTCGCTGCGCGATGTGGCGCTCAGCGTCTTAAAGCCGAACGGCAAACCGATCATCACCCACCGGATGGACATGCTGTTTACCCATTTCGGCATCTCCGGCCCGGCCGCTCTCCGCTGCAGCCAGTTTGTTGTGAAAGCGCTGAAAAACGCCGCCGACGGCGCCGTCGCCATGAGCATCGATGCGCTGCCGGACGTCACGCAAGAAGAATGGTTTCGACGCTTGGCCAAATTATGCAAAGAGGAGCCGAAAAAAGCGGTGAAAACCATCGCCAAAACGGTGCTGCCGGAGCGGTACGCCGCCTTTTTGCTTGAGCGAAGCGGCATCGACCCGCAAGCGGCCGCCGGCACGGTAAGCCATGAGGCATTGCGGGCGTTCGTCCGCTGCTGCAAACAGTTTACGTTTCACGTCCATGGCACGTTGTCCATCGACAAAGCGTTCGTGACTGGGGGCGGGGTGTCTGTGAAAGAAATTGAGCCAAAAACGATGGCGTCCAAATGCATGGACGGGCTCTATTTTTGCGGCGAAATTTTGGACATCCACGGCTACACGGGCGGCTACAACATCACCGCCGCCTTGGTGACCGGGCGGCTCGCCGGCATGAACGCCGCCCGCTATGCGTTGGCGGCCAAAGGGGGGAATCGAACCGCCGGCGCGGGCGACCGTTGA
- a CDS encoding polysaccharide biosynthesis protein, with translation MSTSKLLRGTFILTAGVMISRLLGLFYVIPFYHLVGERGGALYGYGYVPYQIFLSLATAGLPVAVSKFVSKYNALEEYRVGYTLFRSGLVLMLASGVASWLILYGLAPVLAPHVIDAETNVNSVDDVVAVIRAVSFALIIVPMMSLIRGFFQGHESMGPTALSQVVEQIVRIAFLLGACYVILRIWDGSIVTAVSAATFAAFVGAVGGLLVLVVYWWKRRPHLRSLLERDRGEVSVSLPAMYKELLLSSIPFVFVGLSMSLYQLIDQFTFNHAMAAAGLGSISEHAYSVFNMWAQKLVIIPVTLATSFSLALIPTITKAHVEQNRKALRQYLNQTFQVLMFLTMPAVIGMAVLAGPMYSSFYSYDPLGEQVLRWYAPAAILYALFSVTAAIMQGINQQRFTVVSLAAGLLVKLSLNTLLIMEWATVGAIVATMAGYFVSVAFNLWVIQRYTRYRYRFVLRRTVFMAILTALMSLAVMAVSALVGRWVDYRDGTAESVFVAAIGAAAGAAVYLFLSIRSGLFSALFGDRFAFWRRKKEKKAVS, from the coding sequence ATGTCAACATCGAAACTGCTGCGCGGCACATTTATTTTAACCGCTGGCGTGATGATTTCCCGCCTTCTCGGCTTGTTTTACGTCATTCCGTTTTACCACCTGGTCGGCGAGCGCGGCGGGGCGCTGTATGGATACGGCTATGTGCCGTACCAAATTTTTTTAAGTTTGGCGACGGCTGGGCTGCCGGTCGCCGTATCGAAATTTGTGTCAAAATACAATGCCCTTGAGGAATACCGCGTCGGCTATACGCTCTTTCGCTCCGGCCTTGTGCTCATGTTGGCGAGCGGCGTCGCCTCATGGCTCATTTTGTACGGGCTGGCGCCCGTTTTGGCCCCGCATGTCATCGATGCGGAAACAAACGTCAACTCGGTTGATGACGTCGTTGCCGTCATTCGCGCCGTCAGTTTTGCGCTCATCATCGTGCCGATGATGAGCTTGATCCGCGGCTTTTTCCAAGGGCATGAGTCGATGGGGCCGACAGCGCTGTCGCAAGTCGTCGAGCAAATCGTGCGCATTGCCTTTTTGCTTGGGGCTTGTTATGTCATTTTGCGCATTTGGGACGGCTCGATCGTCACCGCGGTGAGCGCAGCGACGTTTGCCGCGTTTGTCGGCGCCGTCGGCGGGCTGTTGGTGCTTGTTGTGTATTGGTGGAAGCGGCGTCCGCATTTGCGTTCTTTGCTTGAGCGCGACCGCGGCGAAGTGAGCGTGTCGCTCCCGGCGATGTATAAGGAGCTGCTCCTTTCTTCGATTCCGTTCGTCTTTGTCGGTTTGTCGATGTCGCTTTACCAGCTCATCGATCAGTTTACATTCAACCATGCGATGGCCGCCGCCGGATTGGGAAGCATATCGGAACACGCGTATTCGGTGTTCAATATGTGGGCGCAAAAGCTCGTCATCATCCCGGTGACGTTGGCGACTTCGTTCAGCTTGGCGCTCATTCCGACGATCACGAAAGCGCACGTCGAACAAAACCGGAAAGCGTTGCGGCAATATTTGAACCAGACGTTCCAAGTGCTCATGTTTTTAACGATGCCGGCGGTGATCGGCATGGCGGTGCTCGCCGGACCGATGTACAGCTCGTTTTACAGCTATGACCCGCTCGGCGAACAAGTGCTGCGCTGGTACGCTCCGGCAGCGATTTTGTACGCGTTATTTTCCGTGACAGCTGCCATCATGCAGGGCATTAACCAGCAGCGGTTTACCGTGGTCAGTTTAGCCGCCGGCTTGCTTGTGAAACTGTCGCTGAACACGCTGCTCATTATGGAATGGGCGACGGTTGGCGCCATCGTCGCGACGATGGCCGGGTATTTCGTCTCGGTGGCGTTCAACCTATGGGTGATTCAACGGTACACCCGTTACCGCTACCGCTTTGTCCTCCGCCGGACGGTGTTTATGGCCATTTTGACGGCGTTGATGTCATTGGCCGTGATGGCGGTTTCGGCGTTGGTCGGGCGGTGGGTCGATTATCGCGATGGCACGGCGGAGTCGGTGTTTGTTGCCGCGATTGGCGCAGCGGCCGGCGCGGCGGTGTACTTGTTTCTCAGCATTCGCTCCGGGCTGTTTTCCGCGCTATTTGGCGACCGGTTTGCTTTTTGGCGGCGCAAGAAAGAGAAAAAGGCCGTGTCATAA
- a CDS encoding pseudouridine synthase, with protein sequence MELRIDKLLAHMGYGTRKEVKKLLKSGAVKVDGAAVHDAKTKVRPDEQAVTVWGETVEYKPFIYLMMNKPPGVISATEDAVEETVVDLLEEEDRLFAPFPVGRLDKDTEGLLLLTNDGQLAHQLLAPKKHVPKTYFAVIDGEVTDDDVAAFRRGVVLDDGYETKPAELVVLKSGPRSDVEVTITEGKFHQVKRMFQAVGKRVVYLKRVQMGPLSLDPDLAAGEYRELTDEEVERLKQYRADEKKGT encoded by the coding sequence GTGGAACTGCGCATTGACAAGCTCCTCGCCCATATGGGCTACGGGACGAGGAAGGAAGTGAAAAAGCTGCTGAAGTCCGGCGCGGTGAAAGTGGATGGCGCTGCTGTCCATGATGCGAAAACGAAAGTGCGGCCGGACGAACAGGCGGTAACCGTTTGGGGAGAAACGGTCGAGTACAAGCCGTTCATTTATTTGATGATGAACAAGCCGCCAGGCGTCATCTCGGCGACGGAAGACGCCGTGGAAGAGACGGTCGTCGATTTGCTTGAAGAGGAAGACCGGCTGTTTGCTCCGTTTCCGGTCGGGCGGCTCGACAAAGATACGGAAGGGCTTCTGCTGCTGACGAACGACGGGCAGCTCGCCCATCAGCTGCTGGCGCCGAAAAAACATGTGCCGAAAACGTACTTTGCCGTCATTGACGGCGAGGTGACGGATGACGATGTGGCGGCGTTCCGGCGCGGCGTTGTGCTCGATGACGGCTATGAAACGAAGCCGGCCGAGCTCGTTGTGCTGAAATCCGGCCCGCGTTCCGATGTCGAAGTGACGATTACGGAAGGGAAATTTCATCAGGTGAAACGGATGTTTCAAGCGGTCGGCAAGCGGGTCGTTTATTTGAAGCGGGTGCAAATGGGGCCGCTTTCCCTCGATCCGGATTTGGCGGCCGGCGAATATCGGGAATTGACGGATGAAGAGGTGGAGAGGCTGAAGCAATATCGGGCGGACGAAAAAAAAGGAACCTGA
- a CDS encoding DeoR family transcriptional regulator, with protein MKPSTHRMLTRIKSVYMYISEKGTVTTQELVDEFGTTPRTIQRDLNVLMYNDLVRSPSKGKWTTTNKKVRISS; from the coding sequence TTGAAACCTTCAACACACCGGATGCTTACTCGCATCAAATCCGTGTATATGTACATTAGCGAAAAAGGAACGGTTACGACCCAAGAACTTGTTGATGAGTTCGGCACCACCCCACGAACGATCCAGCGTGACTTAAACGTGCTTATGTACAACGATCTCGTTCGCAGCCCGAGCAAGGGCAAATGGACGACCACGAACAAAAAAGTGCGTATCTCTTCTTAA
- the pepV gene encoding dipeptidase PepV — MTLNINWIEEARKRKDKFVRDVQALVRIPSVRDDGGARPGAPFGPKVAEALDYMLTRGQEEGFRIKNVDGYAGHIEMGEGEQLVGVLGHIDVVPAGDGWSVDPFAAEVKDGRLYGRGAIDDKGPTVAAFYAMKIVKELGLPLGKRVRLIIGGDEESDWRCVGHYFKREDMPDVGFVPDADFPIIYAEKGIIDADLRYRPTGSEETGEMTLRSFQAGRRYNMVPDAAEAVVEGAGLEGWSSRYERFCRECGLNGNIRHSGETVTLTLEGVSAHGAEPERGKNAGVYLAQFLAGLPLDGRSQPFVRFVASAFFGDTRGQKLHLAYRDEPSGELTVNVGVLSYDREQGGTIGLNIRYPVTADGETIRQTLAGVAARRGLTLGRFHDTKPHYVDPNHEWIRTLQRVYEEQTGEPGRLLAIGGGTYARALKAGVAFGPLFPSRPDVAHQKDEYAEIDDLVKAVAIYAQAIYELAK; from the coding sequence ATGACGTTGAACATCAACTGGATCGAGGAGGCGCGGAAGCGGAAAGACAAGTTCGTCCGCGATGTGCAAGCGCTTGTCCGCATTCCGAGCGTCCGCGATGACGGCGGGGCGCGGCCGGGGGCGCCGTTTGGGCCGAAGGTGGCGGAAGCGCTCGATTACATGTTAACTCGCGGTCAAGAAGAAGGATTTCGCATTAAAAACGTCGACGGCTATGCCGGGCATATCGAAATGGGAGAAGGAGAGCAGCTCGTCGGCGTGCTCGGCCATATTGACGTCGTGCCGGCTGGAGACGGGTGGTCCGTTGATCCGTTTGCGGCCGAAGTCAAGGATGGCCGCCTTTACGGGCGCGGAGCGATCGATGATAAAGGGCCGACTGTCGCCGCGTTTTACGCGATGAAAATCGTAAAAGAACTCGGGCTGCCGCTTGGCAAACGGGTGCGGCTCATCATCGGAGGCGATGAGGAAAGCGATTGGCGCTGTGTCGGCCATTATTTCAAGCGTGAAGACATGCCGGACGTCGGATTTGTTCCCGATGCCGATTTTCCGATTATTTACGCAGAAAAAGGGATTATTGATGCCGATTTGCGCTATCGCCCGACGGGAAGCGAAGAAACGGGGGAAATGACGCTCCGTTCATTTCAAGCCGGCCGCCGTTACAATATGGTGCCCGATGCGGCTGAAGCCGTCGTCGAGGGAGCCGGGCTCGAGGGATGGTCCAGCCGTTATGAGCGGTTTTGCCGGGAATGCGGATTAAACGGAAACATTCGCCATAGCGGTGAAACGGTGACGCTGACGCTAGAAGGGGTGTCCGCCCATGGCGCCGAGCCGGAGCGCGGCAAAAATGCCGGCGTCTACTTGGCGCAATTTTTAGCGGGCCTTCCGCTTGATGGGCGCAGCCAGCCGTTTGTCCGGTTTGTGGCATCCGCGTTTTTTGGCGACACGCGCGGCCAAAAACTCCACCTTGCGTATCGGGATGAGCCGAGCGGCGAGCTGACGGTGAATGTCGGCGTGTTGTCATACGATCGTGAGCAAGGCGGAACCATTGGGCTCAACATCCGCTATCCGGTGACGGCCGACGGCGAAACGATCCGCCAAACGTTGGCCGGCGTTGCCGCTCGGCGCGGCCTCACGCTCGGACGCTTCCATGATACGAAACCGCATTATGTCGATCCAAATCATGAATGGATTCGCACGCTTCAACGCGTCTATGAAGAACAAACCGGCGAGCCGGGCCGGCTGTTGGCCATCGGCGGCGGTACGTATGCCCGCGCGCTCAAAGCCGGGGTGGCGTTCGGCCCGTTGTTTCCGAGCCGGCCTGATGTCGCCCATCAGAAAGATGAATATGCCGAGATCGACGATTTAGTGAAGGCGGTCGCCATTTACGCGCAGGCGATCTACGAGCTGGCGAAATAA
- the malA gene encoding maltose permease → MEAALKREAAARKTVFPLFYFLIFFAFGALFPLLSVYLQEEARLPGTAIGWIMSLTPIVTMAAQPLWGMATDYTRKPVGMLLITLVLAALFGLMYSFAGSYEAFVALTVLLSVVQSAIVPLSDSLALRHVHEQGGNYGAIRLWGSLGFAVAVLVVGWLSEHTAFAAIFYTFSVALLVAGVLAARLPRYQAAVPAGRLTRRDIGGLLSIRPFRLLLTATFLLFGPILANNSYFGLLIHELGGTLTGIGFAFLLAAGSEAPFMKAADRLIRRFGMARLLILAALLSAARWLSYAVDPPLWFVYMTTVVQGCSVGLSIPTALHYARRLAPERVQVTAVSLYSAVSNGLGAWFCTLLGGYLLERWQIGAVYWFFGACTLAGVFVLLWLAKLERDDQSAGEKE, encoded by the coding sequence ATGGAGGCGGCTTTAAAACGGGAGGCAGCGGCGCGAAAAACGGTGTTTCCCCTCTTTTATTTTCTGATCTTTTTTGCCTTTGGCGCCTTGTTTCCGCTTTTGTCGGTCTATTTGCAGGAAGAGGCGCGCCTGCCGGGGACGGCCATCGGCTGGATTATGTCGCTCACCCCGATCGTGACGATGGCCGCTCAGCCGCTTTGGGGCATGGCGACCGACTATACGCGCAAACCGGTCGGGATGTTACTAATAACGCTTGTTTTGGCGGCGTTGTTCGGGCTTATGTATTCATTCGCCGGCAGCTATGAAGCGTTTGTGGCGTTGACGGTGCTCCTTTCGGTCGTACAGAGCGCCATCGTTCCGCTTTCGGACAGCCTCGCCCTTCGCCATGTGCACGAACAGGGCGGAAACTACGGGGCGATTCGGCTGTGGGGGTCGCTCGGCTTTGCTGTGGCGGTGTTGGTCGTCGGTTGGCTGTCCGAACATACCGCGTTTGCGGCCATTTTTTATACGTTTTCAGTTGCGCTGTTAGTCGCGGGTGTGCTGGCTGCCCGCCTGCCGCGCTATCAGGCGGCGGTGCCGGCGGGGCGGTTGACGCGGCGCGACATCGGCGGGCTGCTTTCGATTCGCCCGTTTCGGCTGTTGTTGACGGCGACGTTTTTATTGTTCGGCCCGATTTTGGCCAACAACTCGTATTTCGGGCTGTTGATTCATGAACTCGGCGGCACGCTGACCGGCATCGGCTTCGCGTTTTTGCTTGCAGCCGGAAGCGAGGCGCCGTTTATGAAAGCGGCGGACCGGCTCATCCGCCGCTTCGGCATGGCGCGCTTGCTCATTTTGGCTGCGCTGCTGTCGGCGGCCCGCTGGCTTTCATACGCTGTCGATCCACCGCTTTGGTTTGTCTATATGACAACGGTTGTGCAAGGGTGTTCCGTCGGATTGTCGATTCCAACCGCGCTCCACTATGCTCGCCGACTGGCGCCGGAGCGGGTGCAAGTGACGGCGGTGTCCCTCTACTCGGCGGTCAGCAACGGTCTTGGCGCTTGGTTTTGTACGCTGTTGGGCGGGTATTTGCTTGAGCGGTGGCAGATTGGCGCGGTGTATTGGTTTTTTGGCGCGTGCACGCTCGCCGGCGTATTCGTGCTGCTTTGGCTTGCTAAACTAGAACGAGACGATCAATCGGCAGGTGAGAAAGAATGA
- the thpR gene encoding RNA 2',3'-cyclic phosphodiesterase, producing the protein MKRSHYFIAVPLTAEAKQAIRRFADDTASWLPFRTWVHEQDYHITLAFLGDVPPEKMDPLCEAVAAASARCAPFSLRLAGLGTFGERTAPRIFWQGVEAEKALDALRCDVYEACRTLGFSLDRRPFAPHITIARKWQGAEPFEPETLDSLPAAAAVFSVPEIVLYRTNMDQTPKYEVIASFPLLGAPAEGNR; encoded by the coding sequence ATGAAACGAAGCCATTATTTTATTGCCGTCCCGCTGACAGCGGAGGCCAAACAAGCCATTCGCCGTTTTGCGGACGATACGGCATCATGGCTCCCGTTCCGTACGTGGGTGCATGAGCAAGACTACCATATTACGCTTGCGTTTTTAGGCGATGTGCCGCCGGAGAAAATGGACCCGCTATGCGAAGCGGTGGCGGCGGCCTCCGCCCGTTGCGCTCCGTTTTCCCTTCGGCTTGCCGGGCTCGGGACGTTCGGGGAGCGCACGGCGCCGCGCATTTTTTGGCAAGGGGTCGAAGCGGAGAAAGCGCTCGACGCGCTGCGGTGCGATGTGTATGAGGCGTGCCGAACGCTCGGTTTTTCCCTCGACCGGCGGCCGTTTGCTCCGCACATTACGATCGCCCGCAAATGGCAAGGCGCCGAGCCGTTTGAACCGGAAACGCTCGACTCGCTTCCGGCGGCTGCGGCGGTGTTTTCGGTGCCGGAAATTGTGTTGTACCGGACGAATATGGATCAGACGCCGAAATACGAAGTGATCGCCTCGTTCCCGCTGCTTGGTGCACCGGCAGAGGGCAACCGATAG
- a CDS encoding glucanohydrolase, producing MGQLVKLRDYISRYETDVYYYVPEFIRLKQWQWEQAKSRWEAERNAGINVQTGAEETWDFLLDKPSWWERLAKRWRRVPAEEEEEPPAEAMASRAATVEELKRQFLDELFQLQLKWASSTMTHASPFDDALYGDETLKYFLQRFPDTYLCFYRPVAMAGKALVELETIILTPAAAWCIAFVEGKPDNVVIASTGRFWTERAGTEETKRVNPVVSLRRTEQVVSDVFQKHRIDWPIHLVLLNRYGYIDHGHLFPFLHYIDKRNYEQWFSRLRRSALPLRHQQLKAAAALLGRCASFYSRRLDGNIHSEERQQ from the coding sequence ATGGGGCAGCTCGTGAAGCTGCGGGATTACATCTCCCGCTATGAAACGGATGTGTATTATTATGTACCGGAATTTATCCGGCTGAAACAATGGCAGTGGGAACAGGCGAAATCCCGGTGGGAAGCGGAGCGTAACGCCGGCATAAACGTCCAAACCGGGGCGGAAGAAACGTGGGATTTTTTGCTTGACAAGCCGTCGTGGTGGGAGCGGCTTGCAAAGAGGTGGCGCCGCGTCCCGGCGGAGGAGGAGGAAGAGCCGCCAGCTGAGGCGATGGCCAGCCGGGCGGCCACCGTTGAGGAGCTGAAGCGGCAATTTCTTGATGAATTGTTTCAGCTCCAGCTGAAATGGGCGAGTTCGACGATGACGCACGCTTCTCCGTTTGACGACGCGCTGTATGGCGATGAAACGTTGAAATATTTTTTGCAGCGGTTTCCGGATACCTATTTATGTTTTTACCGCCCAGTCGCTATGGCCGGCAAGGCGCTCGTCGAGCTCGAGACGATCATCCTTACGCCGGCGGCGGCTTGGTGCATCGCCTTTGTCGAGGGAAAGCCGGACAATGTGGTGATCGCCTCCACAGGCCGGTTTTGGACGGAGCGGGCTGGAACCGAAGAAACAAAGCGGGTGAATCCGGTCGTGTCATTGCGGCGGACAGAACAGGTCGTTTCCGATGTTTTTCAAAAACATCGAATCGATTGGCCGATCCATCTCGTGCTGTTAAACCGCTATGGCTATATTGACCACGGCCATCTTTTTCCATTTCTTCACTATATCGATAAACGAAATTATGAACAATGGTTTTCCCGCTTGCGCCGCTCGGCCCTCCCGCTTCGCCATCAGCAGCTGAAGGCGGCGGCGGCGCTGCTTGGCCGCTGCGCCAGTTTTTACAGCCGCCGCCTGGATGGGAATATTCACAGCGAAGAACGGCAACAATAA